CAACAATGTTTACAATGTTAGAGCACACGATGAACGGAAAAAACTATTTCAGTGCGATGATTCAATTAACGAGACCCGCAATAAAAAGGGGATGAAATAACCCCATTTCACGAAGGTTAATATCCTCGACATATGCGGGGCCCAACTCCTGATGATGCAAAGGATAAACACATTATTGAAACAATCAAAATCTTGAAAGAACAACAAAAGATGATTATAGATCACCTCTCAAGGCAAGATCGGGTGATCACGGAATTGATGCAAGCATTATCGGGTGCTTCCAATAATGCTAATGGAAGGGTCCCGATTCCTCCCAGCATTCCTATAAATCAAACGGCTCAAAGAACCGAGAACGACACTCCAAGGGAAGAGGCTGGTTTCGATGAGGCCGGAGGTACCGGTAGCGGATCTGGAAACAACAATTTGAATGACCCTTTCAAAACCGAGCTCATGAGATTCATGAGAGAAATGAATGAACGAATGGATCAGAATGCAAAGGAATTTCACGCTCGGATGGATCAGATTCTGGGGGCGCCGTTGGTGTTAAAGGGACCAGATTCAAACAAGTATACGCAGTTGCCGTTTAAACCAAGTGCGACATCGGAGTTGATCCCAAAGAGGTTTAAGATGCAGATATACCAAAATATGGTGGAACTTCGGATCCACATGAGCTCATCATGACCTACACTACGCCAgtaaagggaaatgacttggCCCATCATGAGATCGAATCGGTTTTGTGAAAGACGTTTGGCGAAACTCTTACGAAGGGTGCCTTAACTTGGTATTCCCTCTTACCAAAACATTCTATTAActcttttgaaatgcttgcagaTTTGTTTATCAAAGCTCATGCTGGAGCAAGAAAGATCCAGGCAAGGAAGGCGGATATATTCAGGATATCTCAAGGAGAAACTGAATtgttgcgagagttcgtgatcCAGTTCTAGAAAGAAAGGATGTTGTTACCAGTGATTCCGGATGAGTGGGCAGCGGATACATTTACAAAGGGTTTCAACCCATTGAGCTCCGATACCTCatgaaaattgaaggaaagcttGCTCGAATTTCAAGAACCACGTGGGTTGATGTTCACAACCGCTACGAGTCATAGATCAGAATAGAAGATGACAAACTTGGTTCCTCGGTATCTTCCAAAGGACGAAATCGTGATCTGAATCAAGATAAGTTGAAAATGATTTTGATACAGATCGGAGACCATATAGAAGTCATGTTCAGCCTTACGATAGGGCCGATGGGCGTAGTAATAAAGAATTTCAGTCATCAGATAGGTTCACTTCTGATAGAAGGACGAATCGCGGCCGGAGTAACAAATAGTTGCAAGAGAAAGAGGTTCCAAGGTCCCGAGATTCGGCCTAACCCCGATTGTCTGATTATAATTTTAGTATCAGCTTAGTGGAATTAGTGTCAGCCATAAGAAATATTAAAGAAGCTAGGTCCTCGAAATCGATCCGTTCATATCCTAGCCAAAATGATCCTAATTTATAGTGTGAATTCCATGGGACTCACGTCCATATGACTAGGGACTGCCTACATCTTCCTGAAGAGGTGGCGACGTtgttgaagaatggtcacctcaggAAATTTTTAATGGACCGCGCCAAAAACAGCTATGGAAGAAACATGTACATTGCAGAACCATCAAAACTGGCAGCAGGGTCACCTAGGATgacaatcaacatgatcttcggaggAGACAAAGTCAATTGGGTAACATTTCTGGCAGCAAAGAAGACGAATATATCGGTGACTCATGGAAAGAGGATCCGAGAAGTCTCAGAAGATGACATCACCTTCACAGAGGAAGATGCTGATGGACTTCTTCTACCGCACAATGATGTTTTTGTAATTTCTCTCAATGTTTTAGGTTTCAAAATTAAGCATGTTTTGgttgatccaggaagttcagcCAACATCATACAACAGAGAGATCTAAAGCAAGCTAAGTTAACCGGGAACATCATTCCGGTGACAAAGCTTCTAGCTGGATTCAATCTAacaagtgtgacaacccgaggagaaaTTTTGCTGCCCACACATGCTGAAGGTGTAACAAAGACCACCCTATTCGAAATGGTAGATGGCGACATAGGCTATAATTTAATcctcggaaggccgtggatacatGAAATGAAGGCCATACCTTCAACCTACCATCAACTGTTAAAGTTTTCAACACCGTAAGGGATCAAGCAGATTAGAGGAGATCAACCGGCTGCTAGGGAGATGAACACAGTAACCATTTCTAGCAGTAAGGGCAAGGAAACCAGCAAATAGAAATTATAAGAATTGGTGCCTTTTCCCATCCCAATTGAAGATGATAAAAACGAGGAGTCATCAGAATTATATCAGGTACCGGAGGAGATGGATGCGACCAATTCAACCGTAGAAGAGCTCAAACAGCTGGCTTTGTTCGAAGAATTTCAAGAAAGAAAATTCCATTTGGGAACGAGGTTGCGTCCCAAACTCAGGTTAAAACTTATGGGTTTTCTTAAATCTAATGGTGATTGCTTTGCATGGTCACATTCAAATTAGACAGGTATTCCATTGGAGGTGGCGGTCCACAAACTGAGTCTGGATCCAAACTTCCCTCGGGTAAGGCAGAAGAAACGATCGATAGCAGAGGTCAGAAATAGGCTTGTTAAGGAAGAGGTAACCCGATTACTTAACATCGGTTAAATTTGAGAGGTAAAGTACCCGGAATGGATAGCTAACATAGTAGTAGTGcctataaaaaataacaaatttaggatgtgtgtagattataaggatttaaataagacGTGCACCGAAGACTCTTTCCCATTAttaaacattgatcaaatgatcgatgctacgggcgtgcacgagttaatgagttttcttgatgcttattctgggtataatcaaattaggaTGAACCCGAAAGATCAAGAGAAGACTCCTTTCATCACAAACTTTAGCATATATTTCTATAATGTGATACCTTTTGGGCTTaaaaatgctggagccacttatcagaggctcgttAATAAGATGCTTGAAAAATAAATAGGTAAGacgatggaagtttatattgacaaaATGGTAGTTAAGTCTCTTAATGTAGGAGATCATCTGGAACATCTCCAAGAGACGTTTGACATTCtgagaaagtacaacatgaagctcaacctagAGAAGTGTAAGTTCCTGGGGTTTTTGGTCTCTCAAAGAGGAATCGGGgtaaaccccgataaaatcaaagctatcaagCGTGAAGGAAGTACAGAGGTTGACTGGTAGGTTGGCGGCTCTAAGCAGGTTCATCTTGAGGTTCGTCGGAATAGTGCCATCACTTCATTTtgcttttgaaaaagaagaacgactttgTATGGATTCCGGAATGCCAGTAGGCACTGAAAGACCTAAAAGGATACCTGTCTAGCCCTCCGTTGTTGTCAAAACCGAGAGAAGGTGAGCAACTGTTGATTTATCTCGCGGTCTCGGAAGCAGCGGTAAGTGCCGTTTTGGTCCGGGAAGAAGAATGTatgcaatttcccgtttattacaTTAGTAAAATATTATCAGGAGTGGAGACACTCTATCCGCACCTTAAAAAGCTGGCTTTAGCTCTCGTAGTTgcctctcgaaagcttaggccGTATATTTAATGTCATCCAATAGTCGTTGTGACAACCTTTCCCATAAGGAATGTCATTCATAAGCCTGAGTTGTCGGGTCGTTTGGCTAAGTGATCACTCGAAGTTAGCAAATTTGACATTGAATACAAGCCAGGACTgtaattaagtcacaagttttggccgacttcgtGGCTGATTTCCTTCCAGGATTCATGCCATTAGCTGCTAAAGAGGCATTGTTGGTATCGGGAGTTTGGAACTTGTTTACAGATGGAGCctccaacgtaaaagggtccggtcTTGGGGTAGGATTAATCACTCCTTCAGGGAAAACCCTAAGATAGGCCATTAGAACTGTACAATTAACTAACCATGAAGTCGAGTACGAGGCTTTGGTTCCAGGATTTGAACTAGATCGGGGACTAGGTCTCGAGGTCATCGAGATAAAATGTGACTCCCagcttgtggtaaaccaagtgtaTGGAATTTTCTACACTAAGGAGGAGCGCATGAAATACTACTTAAACAAGGTTCAAGCATTACTTGCATGGTTCAGAGAGTGGTCAATCATCCACATTACAAGGGAGGAAAATGTGGAGGCAGACACATTGGCTAATTTGGGTTCATCCACAGAGACGAAAGGATATGATTCTGATGCGGTCATTCAATTGCTGCATTAGGTGTTGGATGTGGACGACTACTGTGAAGTTAATTCAACCAACTTAATCTGGGGCAGGAGAAACGAGTTCAATGAATATATAAGACATGGCAAATTTCCCGAAGACCCAAAAGCATCCCGGGCACTACGGACCAAGGCAATTACTGTCTTGTTGATGGACAATATACAAGAGGTCATTCTAAGGACCATTGTCTCAGTATCTAGGGGCCT
The nucleotide sequence above comes from Nicotiana tabacum cultivar K326 chromosome 12, ASM71507v2, whole genome shotgun sequence. Encoded proteins:
- the LOC142167267 gene encoding uncharacterized protein LOC142167267; amino-acid sequence: MTRDCLHLPEEVATLLKNGHLRKFLMDRAKNSYGRNMYIAEPSKLAAGSPRMTINMIFGGDKVNWVTFLAAKKTNISVTHGKRIREVSEDDITFTEEDADGLLLPHNDVFVISLNVLGFKIKHVLVDPGSSANIIQQRDLKQAKLTGNIIPVTKLLAGFNLTSVTTRGEILLPTHAEGVTKTTLFEMIRGDQPAAREMNTVTISSSKGKETSK